The following is a genomic window from Actinomycetota bacterium.
CATGGACAGATCGAGCAGGACTATGTCCGGCTCGTGCCGACCGGCCTCGTCGATCGCCTGGAGGCCGTCCCCCGCCTCACCGACGACCTCGAACCGGCCGCTCATCGAGAGGACCTCGGTCAGCAGGAACCGGATCTCGTTGACGTCATCGACTACGAGCGCGGTGTACGTCCGCTCCGCCTGGCCCTCTTCAGCCATCCCGTTCCTCTCCCGGCTCCCGGTCGGCGCCGCACTTGCGTCCGAGGGCTATACCCGGGGACGCGGCCACCATTGCCTCACGACGTGCGCGGCGACCGCCACCCGGTCCGCATGCCGTACAGCAGGCAACCACATCTTCCTACGGCGCTCCATCCGGG
Proteins encoded in this region:
- a CDS encoding response regulator transcription factor yields the protein MAEEGQAERTYTALVVDDVNEIRFLLTEVLSMSGRFEVVGEAGDGLQAIDEAGRHEPDIVLLDLSMPKMDGLEALPQILSASPGSKVIVLSGFEEKRLGAIAIERGASAYLEKGVHPNDLVREVLSVLEGAQ